The Candidatus Bathyarchaeia archaeon genome includes the window GCAGATAGGTGTCAATCCCCGGTATGGTCGTCCCTAGGACATAGCCAAGCAGCGTTGTAGTCAAAACCCACAGCACGCCGCCGGCAATGTTGTATGCAACGAACCTGGGATACTTCATTCTCGCTGCGC containing:
- a CDS encoding DedA family protein, encoding AARMKYPRFVAYNIAGGVLWVLTTTLLGYVLGTTIPGIDTYLLAVIAVVVGLSLIPVILEWRKMRSKTRDKTPPIGS